In one window of Allorhodopirellula heiligendammensis DNA:
- a CDS encoding phosphonoacetaldehyde reductase yields the protein MWIKNHFLLIVNHYPKPAMPENLCGEPTVNLAENAIHSIGVLVRDFGAERVLLVVDEDAAHASGANRILTTALATCQATRFNDFELNPQFHDIERGIRQFQKTRPQIVIALGGGTAIDLGKLIGSIAVQPATAMDIVTGRVGITKCGPPLVAIPTTAGTGSEATQFAVAYVDQQKYSVSHKFLLPSHAIVDPSLTASLPPRITAATGLDAFCQAIESIWAVGATDESVGYAAAAVELAREHLVDAVVQPSPVSRMGMCQASHLSGKAINISKTTASHALSYGFTSQHKIPHGMAVAMTISRMLAHNAGVSDEDCMDPRGADHVRKRIELIMNLLGTAGVHEACVQLDTMITAIGCACSPARAGVGDAATLRKIVTSVNAERMSNNPRSADATTLMELLQSSPRTESFR from the coding sequence ATGTGGATTAAAAATCACTTTCTGTTGATCGTAAATCACTACCCCAAACCAGCCATGCCTGAGAACCTTTGCGGCGAACCGACGGTTAACCTCGCGGAGAACGCGATCCATAGTATAGGCGTTCTGGTTCGAGATTTCGGTGCCGAGAGGGTTTTGCTGGTCGTTGACGAGGACGCTGCGCACGCGTCGGGGGCGAATCGGATCCTCACCACGGCATTGGCAACATGCCAGGCTACACGGTTCAACGACTTTGAACTGAACCCTCAATTTCATGACATCGAGCGAGGAATTCGACAATTCCAAAAGACTCGCCCGCAGATAGTGATTGCACTGGGCGGAGGCACTGCGATCGACTTGGGCAAATTAATTGGGTCGATCGCGGTCCAGCCCGCCACGGCTATGGATATTGTGACCGGTAGGGTCGGTATTACGAAATGCGGTCCGCCCCTGGTGGCGATTCCAACAACAGCGGGCACGGGAAGTGAGGCGACCCAATTCGCTGTCGCTTACGTGGACCAGCAAAAGTATTCTGTCTCTCACAAGTTCCTGCTGCCAAGCCACGCGATCGTTGACCCGAGTTTGACGGCAAGTCTGCCGCCACGGATCACAGCGGCGACGGGATTGGATGCATTTTGCCAAGCCATTGAATCGATCTGGGCGGTCGGCGCGACCGACGAATCGGTCGGCTACGCAGCAGCAGCCGTTGAGCTCGCTCGAGAGCACCTCGTCGATGCGGTCGTTCAACCATCGCCAGTATCGCGGATGGGCATGTGCCAAGCTTCGCATCTGTCCGGCAAGGCGATCAACATCAGCAAAACGACTGCTTCTCACGCCCTATCGTATGGCTTCACCTCACAGCACAAGATTCCACATGGCATGGCCGTTGCGATGACCATTAGCCGGATGCTGGCACACAATGCCGGCGTATCCGACGAAGACTGCATGGATCCAAGGGGCGCTGATCATGTTCGCAAGCGAATCGAATTGATTATGAACCTGTTGGGTACTGCCGGTGTGCACGAGGCTTGCGTGCAGCTCGATACAATGATCACCGCTATCGGGTGTGCGTGTTCGCCTGCGCGGGCAGGGGTCGGAGACGCTGCGACGCTGAGAAAAATCGTCACCAGCGTGAACGCCGAGCGCATGTCGAACAATCCCCGGTCCGCCGATGCGACGACACTCATGGAACTGCTGCAATCTTCCCCAAGGACAGAGTCTTTCCGATGA
- a CDS encoding BatD family protein produces MTELRGTFLLLALIGPVSSWAEQSSVEASIEKKSAWTGEAVPLTIKLFSPGPFDGTPAFDIPQLPLTAIIKTSGSPIVQSEEIDGDSWFSQQYEFVIYTQREGEIVLPSFQVRFEGKRTFTGDAEPMQGNTSELRFQSKRPPGTRELGFVVAVSALEISQQWNPDSDSPIKAGDVIERKISRHADGTTAMMFNPIEPAAPEGIQVYPSDPVVQDDTERGASQAERVDTIKYQFPRGGTFELPDITLTWWDTKNSSLQRQTLAGRSVEVVAAPPVAAVPTSSWRGRLSWIFISIAAMGILGWLIRKPVVAAISRWHAVRNSPERLAARRLGSACQSNDAPAAYMAWMDWQLAMEASDPTWQTRLPVALAKEFRSQCDVLTGELYASHKAESRWDGPAFIEVFKRVCHALTQPAGSQGAPPALPKLNPT; encoded by the coding sequence ATGACAGAGTTGCGTGGGACTTTTTTGCTGCTAGCACTGATTGGGCCAGTATCGAGTTGGGCTGAGCAAAGTTCGGTCGAGGCATCGATCGAAAAGAAGTCAGCCTGGACGGGGGAGGCCGTGCCGCTGACGATAAAGCTGTTCTCGCCGGGGCCATTCGATGGCACGCCAGCCTTCGATATTCCTCAACTACCACTCACTGCCATTATCAAGACCTCTGGCAGCCCGATTGTGCAAAGCGAGGAAATCGACGGAGATTCCTGGTTTAGCCAACAGTATGAGTTCGTGATCTATACCCAACGTGAGGGCGAAATCGTGCTTCCCTCATTCCAAGTTCGCTTTGAGGGAAAGAGAACATTCACGGGCGACGCTGAGCCGATGCAGGGCAACACGAGCGAACTGCGGTTCCAGTCCAAGCGACCTCCTGGTACGCGTGAACTTGGATTTGTTGTCGCAGTGTCTGCGTTAGAAATTTCACAGCAATGGAACCCCGATTCGGACAGCCCCATTAAGGCGGGTGACGTGATTGAACGAAAAATTTCGCGTCATGCCGACGGCACCACTGCGATGATGTTTAACCCGATCGAGCCCGCCGCACCCGAGGGGATTCAGGTATATCCCTCCGACCCCGTCGTGCAGGACGATACAGAGCGGGGGGCATCCCAGGCCGAAAGAGTCGATACGATCAAGTATCAGTTCCCGCGCGGCGGCACGTTTGAATTGCCGGACATCACTCTGACATGGTGGGACACGAAGAACAGCTCACTGCAACGCCAAACGTTGGCGGGACGATCGGTCGAGGTTGTTGCTGCACCGCCAGTAGCCGCTGTGCCCACATCATCTTGGCGGGGAAGATTGAGCTGGATTTTCATATCGATCGCAGCAATGGGTATCCTGGGATGGTTGATCCGTAAACCGGTAGTGGCAGCCATTTCCCGGTGGCATGCCGTGCGAAATAGCCCAGAGCGACTTGCCGCCAGACGATTGGGTTCCGCGTGCCAGTCGAACGATGCGCCAGCGGCCTACATGGCTTGGATGGATTGGCAGTTGGCCATGGAGGCATCCGATCCGACTTGGCAGACTCGGTTGCCAGTCGCGCTTGCCAAGGAGTTTCGCAGCCAATGCGACGTCCTCACTGGTGAGCTCTATGCAAGCCATAAAGCCGAATCTCGTTGGGACGGCCCAGCGTTCATCGAAGTTTTTAAGCGTGTCTGCCACGCGCTCACTCAACCTGCCGGATCACAGGGTGCTCCTCCCGCACTTCCCAAACTCAACCCGACCTAG
- a CDS encoding LysR family transcriptional regulator: MTTKRRYYKQIRIAQFRAIVELAKGDGFAATAEVLELSTPSVWQQVRALEQEFGIALVEVNRQEVTLTKDGKQFVQLARPILEGFDSILEQFKGRASLAAQRLTIASPANKLIYDLMESIREYNFQFPNVELNFIDVDSNRARKMLEEGDVDLAIAGTLETSFPKSLNVDHLASVPFTMVSPDDHPILDEVKITPEALVRYPLVMYHAGSNTRTRVDQVFESAGLLADVRNVCETNTKELMLQFVRFGIGIAIVPLNRRQITLFNAERGVQKKLGFRSLKTVFGEEKLVILSRRNRREPAHQSAFRQCVLALASH, translated from the coding sequence ATGACGACCAAACGCCGATACTACAAGCAGATCCGAATTGCTCAGTTTCGCGCGATTGTAGAGCTTGCCAAGGGCGATGGATTTGCTGCCACGGCCGAGGTCTTGGAATTGTCGACGCCTTCGGTTTGGCAGCAAGTGCGTGCCCTTGAGCAGGAGTTCGGCATTGCCTTGGTAGAGGTCAATCGTCAGGAGGTCACGCTCACCAAAGATGGCAAACAGTTCGTTCAACTCGCCCGGCCGATTCTGGAGGGTTTCGATTCGATCTTGGAGCAGTTCAAAGGGCGAGCTTCATTAGCTGCCCAACGACTCACGATCGCCTCGCCGGCGAACAAGCTCATCTACGATCTCATGGAATCGATTCGCGAATATAACTTTCAATTCCCCAACGTTGAACTTAACTTCATTGACGTGGACTCCAATCGAGCCCGAAAAATGCTCGAGGAAGGTGATGTGGATCTCGCCATTGCCGGTACACTGGAAACTTCGTTCCCAAAAAGCCTGAATGTCGATCATCTCGCCTCAGTCCCATTCACGATGGTGAGCCCGGACGACCATCCAATCCTGGATGAAGTCAAGATCACACCAGAGGCGCTCGTCAGATATCCGCTGGTAATGTATCACGCCGGATCGAATACACGGACGCGTGTCGATCAAGTATTCGAAAGTGCTGGGTTGCTGGCTGATGTGCGAAATGTCTGTGAGACCAACACGAAAGAGCTGATGCTGCAGTTTGTACGCTTCGGAATTGGGATCGCGATCGTCCCCCTTAACCGCCGTCAGATTACGCTTTTCAATGCGGAGAGGGGAGTCCAAAAGAAACTCGGCTTTCGCAGTTTAAAGACAGTCTTCGGCGAGGAAAAGCTGGTCATTCTGTCACGCCGCAACCGTCGTGAACCCGCTCATCAAAGCGCATTCCGTCAGTGCGTTCTAGCGTTGGCAAGCCATTGA
- a CDS encoding DUF1559 domain-containing protein: MKRQQRDGFTLVELLVVIAIIGVLVGLLLPAVQAAREAARRMSCSNNFKQIGLGIHNYHAAYGRMPVHHMGTHSAQGSYYNSGISNKNNGGGHNEYTLSFLVGLTPFIEQQALWQQISNPNNETSSGGAPGKPWSPMGPSPRQQEYKPWITEVGTYRCPSDPGFGLPALGRTNYAACIGDSPDWSDMRWPDNPQNGQLRYTSNDVSRARAAYRGFFQPGFQGQFREVLDGLSSTMMCGEIATDIGDRDISTTLMINGNQGLLRDAPAQACAKYIDPERPQFYKSDINYSNSPNGFAKVFQMRGYIWSDARTGFSCFTAILAPNSELCVSGGDSGYGIAPASSRHQGGAHVLMGDGAVRFITDSIDAGNGSAGCVWINGNGARQPGSQSPYGLWGALGTRASSEVIDSDF; the protein is encoded by the coding sequence ATGAAGCGTCAACAACGGGACGGATTCACGCTCGTCGAGTTGCTGGTTGTGATCGCGATCATTGGTGTGTTGGTCGGTCTGTTGCTACCGGCCGTTCAAGCGGCACGAGAAGCGGCTCGGAGAATGAGCTGCAGCAATAATTTCAAACAAATTGGACTGGGCATCCACAACTATCATGCGGCGTACGGCCGTATGCCAGTTCATCACATGGGCACCCACTCCGCCCAGGGCAGCTACTACAACAGCGGCATCAGCAATAAGAATAATGGGGGAGGCCACAACGAATATACGCTCAGCTTCTTAGTTGGACTCACACCATTTATAGAGCAGCAAGCCCTGTGGCAACAAATTTCCAATCCAAACAATGAGACCTCCAGCGGTGGGGCGCCCGGCAAGCCCTGGTCACCGATGGGCCCCTCACCCAGACAGCAAGAGTACAAGCCCTGGATCACCGAGGTAGGAACTTACCGATGCCCTAGTGATCCGGGATTTGGACTACCAGCCTTGGGACGCACCAATTACGCCGCCTGCATTGGAGATTCGCCCGACTGGTCTGACATGAGGTGGCCCGACAACCCTCAGAACGGACAGTTGCGCTACACTTCCAACGATGTCTCCCGAGCCAGGGCGGCCTATCGTGGATTTTTTCAGCCCGGATTCCAAGGCCAATTTCGAGAGGTGCTCGATGGGCTGTCCTCAACGATGATGTGCGGCGAAATTGCGACCGATATTGGCGATCGTGATATTTCCACCACGCTAATGATCAATGGCAACCAAGGTCTCCTGAGAGACGCCCCCGCTCAAGCATGTGCGAAATACATCGATCCCGAGCGTCCCCAATTTTACAAGAGCGATATCAACTACTCCAACTCTCCGAATGGATTTGCAAAGGTCTTCCAGATGCGCGGCTACATATGGTCCGATGCACGCACTGGGTTCTCATGCTTCACCGCAATTCTTGCACCCAATTCAGAGCTCTGTGTTTCAGGTGGGGACTCTGGATACGGAATCGCTCCCGCGTCGAGTCGACACCAAGGCGGTGCTCACGTCCTGATGGGTGATGGAGCGGTCCGTTTCATTACAGACTCCATTGACGCCGGGAATGGATCAGCGGGCTGCGTGTGGATCAACGGCAACGGCGCAAGACAACCAGGATCGCAAAGCCCTTATGGTCTTTGGGGCGCGTTGGGAACACGAGCATCCAGTGAAGTGATCGATAGCGATTTTTGA
- a CDS encoding phosphonatase-like hydrolase, whose amino-acid sequence MIELIVFDMAGTTVDEDNVVYKTVRQAINAAGYAFTQDQVQTAGAGKEKSQAIRDVLATDGNQHSADEVAAIFADFQQRLAQAYAVLHVRPQPGTTEVFVALRKRGIKVVLNTGYDRVTAKGLIDKIGWTIGADIDGLITASDVQNGRPAPDMIFQAMSATGVKDARAVVKVGDSEIDIEEGKNAKCGMTFGITTGAQTQTQLLNATPTAVINHLSELLPHVLG is encoded by the coding sequence ATGATTGAATTGATTGTATTCGACATGGCTGGCACCACTGTCGATGAAGATAACGTCGTCTACAAAACCGTTCGCCAAGCAATCAACGCTGCTGGATATGCATTTACCCAGGACCAAGTTCAGACGGCTGGAGCTGGCAAGGAAAAATCACAAGCGATCCGCGACGTTTTGGCTACCGATGGAAACCAGCACTCAGCAGACGAGGTGGCAGCCATCTTCGCGGACTTCCAACAGCGGCTCGCCCAAGCATACGCGGTCCTGCATGTCCGACCGCAACCCGGTACAACCGAAGTCTTTGTGGCGTTACGGAAACGAGGGATTAAGGTCGTACTAAATACTGGCTACGACCGAGTCACAGCGAAAGGCCTGATTGACAAGATTGGCTGGACGATCGGCGCAGATATCGACGGATTGATCACCGCGAGCGACGTTCAGAATGGACGGCCGGCTCCTGATATGATTTTCCAAGCGATGTCTGCCACGGGAGTAAAGGACGCTCGCGCGGTTGTCAAAGTAGGCGACAGCGAGATTGATATTGAAGAGGGCAAGAATGCGAAATGCGGAATGACCTTTGGCATCACGACCGGCGCACAAACGCAAACGCAGCTGCTCAACGCGACCCCAACGGCAGTGATCAATCATCTCAGCGAGTTATTACCACACGTTCTCGGTTGA
- a CDS encoding LamG-like jellyroll fold domain-containing protein: MLFRIPEWMLFVLSFCLAWIFPPHWHVRANEVVGPLVGTVEATTAHLLYRPSGEEQKLQLTVLSESGSVVSIVESLADESTDHVAKFTVNSLTPATTYRYQIDALGSPTRTLIAPGPKHRFTTASPAREGHCVTVGFVSCVDIEPNGIWNEMESLGVNTLCLMGDTPYIDNSDLNVVRQRHRMFLQMPDLASLATHTPTIGVWDDHDFGRNNGNGLNMISGKPNTRRGFVDYRAHTQYGNGREGVYHKVDLGMIEVFLLDPRYFSQTEPSPVDPAETTCFGADQWTWLLSGLKASEAPFKVIALGSVWQDKKNREIDDMFTYWYERDALLDFVAEEQISGVTLLGGDIHVSRHLVHPQRVGYNLHDFVISPGHTRTITELDVYHPSLEWSLVEGWQFLTLTADGTGEEPHLIAEYRQTDGKVNRRVELRLSEMTPRELPQGLQNSLRANWHFDDGFENDSILGNRIDAVSHHGAAIFAEGGIRGGAVRLHRDQQQSVTVQRSFLDDNSDAHTVSLWFKPESLPGAESTDRHFLLESTAEGHPSPKTAWHLSLGLRAAAADEGKVNLQLHTVTLKPAQSQMAPTTLAQGPFDFLIDREQLLDRWTHVLFTFDSKQINLYIDGKRAASNQLPVSGPAAEFGGLVIGGHRDAVGRNFDGWVDEVAVWERALSQQEIESVFTQHNEPASGSQHSREKKLDND, translated from the coding sequence ATGTTATTTCGCATACCAGAGTGGATGCTTTTCGTGCTGAGTTTCTGCCTCGCCTGGATCTTTCCGCCGCATTGGCATGTACGTGCCAATGAGGTCGTTGGGCCACTTGTGGGTACGGTAGAGGCGACTACTGCCCATTTGCTTTACCGGCCGAGTGGTGAGGAACAAAAACTGCAGCTGACTGTACTGTCCGAGAGTGGCAGCGTTGTTTCGATCGTCGAATCATTGGCTGACGAGAGCACGGACCACGTCGCCAAGTTCACTGTCAATAGTCTCACCCCGGCGACTACTTATCGCTACCAAATCGATGCTCTCGGCAGTCCGACCAGGACGCTGATTGCCCCCGGTCCCAAGCACAGGTTCACCACAGCCAGTCCCGCCCGTGAGGGACACTGCGTCACCGTTGGTTTTGTATCCTGCGTCGACATTGAGCCCAATGGCATTTGGAACGAGATGGAGTCCTTGGGCGTGAATACGTTGTGCTTGATGGGGGACACGCCATACATCGACAATTCTGACTTGAATGTTGTCCGCCAGCGGCATCGGATGTTTCTGCAAATGCCGGACCTAGCATCGTTGGCGACGCACACGCCGACCATTGGTGTCTGGGACGATCATGACTTTGGCCGCAATAACGGCAATGGTCTGAATATGATATCTGGCAAGCCCAACACGCGGAGGGGATTCGTCGACTATCGCGCACATACTCAGTATGGCAATGGCCGCGAGGGCGTCTATCATAAAGTTGATCTAGGCATGATTGAAGTTTTCCTACTGGATCCACGTTATTTCTCTCAAACCGAACCGTCGCCAGTCGATCCGGCGGAGACGACATGCTTTGGTGCCGACCAATGGACCTGGTTGCTCAGTGGACTGAAAGCGTCCGAAGCGCCCTTCAAGGTGATCGCACTTGGCTCCGTCTGGCAGGATAAGAAGAACAGAGAGATCGACGACATGTTTACCTACTGGTACGAACGGGACGCGTTGTTAGATTTCGTCGCCGAAGAGCAAATTTCGGGTGTCACATTATTGGGTGGGGACATCCACGTGTCCCGACACCTCGTCCACCCACAACGGGTTGGCTACAACCTTCACGATTTCGTCATCTCACCTGGCCACACTCGCACCATCACAGAACTGGATGTCTATCACCCATCGCTGGAGTGGTCCTTAGTCGAAGGCTGGCAATTCCTCACTCTGACCGCAGACGGAACCGGTGAGGAGCCTCACCTGATCGCCGAGTATCGGCAAACCGATGGAAAGGTCAATCGCCGCGTCGAGTTAAGGCTCAGCGAGATGACACCGCGAGAACTCCCTCAAGGATTGCAAAACTCATTGCGAGCGAACTGGCACTTCGATGATGGCTTTGAAAACGATTCCATCTTGGGAAATCGCATCGACGCCGTTTCACACCATGGTGCTGCGATCTTCGCAGAGGGAGGGATCCGCGGCGGAGCCGTTCGCCTGCATCGTGACCAACAGCAATCCGTGACGGTTCAGCGAAGCTTTCTGGATGATAACTCAGACGCCCACACCGTCTCGCTCTGGTTCAAGCCTGAAAGTCTGCCAGGTGCAGAATCGACGGACCGACACTTTTTGCTGGAGAGTACTGCCGAAGGTCATCCCAGCCCCAAAACGGCATGGCATTTGTCACTGGGGCTCCGCGCGGCAGCAGCGGACGAAGGTAAAGTTAATTTGCAATTGCATACCGTTACGTTGAAACCAGCGCAATCTCAAATGGCACCCACGACTCTCGCGCAGGGTCCATTTGACTTCTTGATTGATCGCGAACAGCTCCTCGACCGCTGGACTCACGTGTTATTCACATTTGATTCAAAGCAAATCAACCTCTACATCGATGGTAAACGAGCTGCATCAAACCAATTGCCTGTCTCTGGACCTGCCGCCGAGTTCGGTGGGTTGGTAATCGGCGGTCACCGCGACGCGGTGGGACGCAACTTCGATGGCTGGGTCGACGAAGTCGCAGTATGGGAACGTGCGCTTAGTCAACAAGAAATCGAGTCGGTCTTCACACAACACAATGAGCCAGCATCCGGCTCGCAACATTCGCGTGAAAAGAAATTGGACAATGATTGA
- a CDS encoding helix-turn-helix domain-containing protein — protein sequence MNVVELAQRIRAHRLAQHLTLEEVASQTGLTRSWLSKVENFRVTPSLQALGQIARALGVSVSDLVSGLDEKPTLVSVRKDERQVVQRDNNARNETVYESLAHKRPNRSMDPFLLTVPAETVRDEALSHEGEEFLMLQGGTIDFEYDGNIQTLRAGDCLYFDSNVPHRILNPYKRPATVLCVFSK from the coding sequence ATGAACGTCGTCGAACTTGCTCAGCGAATCCGCGCCCATCGTCTCGCCCAGCATCTAACTCTCGAGGAGGTGGCCTCGCAGACGGGCCTGACGCGGAGTTGGCTTTCCAAGGTCGAGAATTTTCGCGTCACACCGTCACTGCAGGCGCTAGGTCAGATTGCCAGGGCGTTGGGCGTGTCGGTCAGCGACTTAGTATCCGGCCTGGATGAGAAACCGACACTCGTATCGGTGCGTAAAGACGAACGTCAAGTGGTTCAGCGGGACAACAATGCTCGCAACGAAACCGTCTACGAATCGCTGGCTCATAAACGTCCCAATCGATCGATGGATCCGTTTTTGCTGACGGTGCCAGCCGAAACTGTTCGCGACGAAGCCCTCTCCCACGAGGGTGAGGAGTTTCTGATGTTGCAGGGTGGCACGATCGACTTTGAATATGACGGCAACATCCAGACCCTGCGAGCGGGAGACTGCCTTTACTTCGACAGCAATGTGCCGCATCGAATTCTTAATCCGTATAAGCGTCCAGCGACGGTGCTATGTGTCTTTAGTAAATAG
- a CDS encoding VWA domain-containing protein, with amino-acid sequence MLANFHFIRPYCLLFIPVVILVWWLVRRAHDPLRGWRSSMDHELLTALTVGDTTRDRWRSVVVLVAWLLATISVAGPTWHLEPSPFSDDPVPLLLLLLADESMDQDDLAPSRMERARLKVADIANSRKGQPLGLIAYAGTAHLVLPPTRDTSVVATMAAEISPAIMPKDGNSLIDALQLASRTLQQSGGSVIVIADGVPVEGAAALTRFQQSSSLPVQILEVAPADSADASAMDAAAAALKARVVRITPDDEDVRGLIRDAARSPRTVAAADRGTRWAESGWWLVPVLCVLTLVSFRRTVSNVLQERDS; translated from the coding sequence TGGTGTGGTGGCTGGTACGTCGGGCTCACGATCCACTGCGTGGTTGGCGGTCTTCAATGGATCACGAACTCCTGACAGCCCTGACTGTAGGGGATACCACACGTGACAGATGGCGCAGCGTGGTAGTACTGGTCGCATGGTTGCTGGCAACTATTTCCGTGGCGGGGCCGACATGGCATCTGGAACCCTCGCCCTTTTCAGATGATCCGGTTCCGCTGCTGCTGCTGCTGCTAGCGGACGAGTCCATGGACCAGGACGACCTGGCCCCGAGCCGGATGGAGCGAGCTCGATTGAAGGTAGCTGATATTGCGAACAGTCGCAAAGGTCAGCCGCTCGGGTTAATCGCTTACGCTGGCACGGCGCACCTCGTGTTACCACCGACACGCGATACTTCGGTGGTTGCGACCATGGCTGCCGAAATCAGTCCAGCTATCATGCCCAAAGACGGTAATTCTCTCATCGACGCGTTGCAGCTTGCCAGTCGAACGCTTCAACAGAGTGGCGGCTCGGTGATTGTGATCGCCGACGGCGTGCCTGTGGAAGGTGCCGCGGCATTGACGAGGTTTCAGCAATCAAGCTCGCTACCTGTACAGATACTGGAGGTGGCACCAGCTGATTCTGCCGATGCATCTGCAATGGATGCGGCGGCAGCAGCATTGAAGGCGAGAGTGGTTCGGATCACCCCGGATGACGAGGACGTGCGAGGATTGATACGTGATGCCGCACGCTCTCCACGAACTGTGGCTGCGGCGGATCGTGGAACCCGCTGGGCCGAATCCGGCTGGTGGCTTGTGCCGGTTCTTTGCGTCCTAACGCTAGTCTCGTTTCGCCGCACGGTCTCGAATGTTCTCCAGGAGCGGGACTCATGA
- a CDS encoding tetratricopeptide repeat protein, with protein MKLMATMLLIGAFTWSDLWFSPDQRGQRLMRDGEFAQAAAAFQDPMRQGIAWFRAGEFKKAEQSFRRLSTPDAIYNRGNCQVMQGKYEAAVETYDRALKRQPDFPAATTNREIAVIRAKRVAQEGGDLGDQQEGADDITFDKKEPGGQETVVQAQQPISSAAMQAMWLRRVQTKPAEFLKAKFAYQDAFAGTQGDSK; from the coding sequence ATGAAACTAATGGCAACAATGCTGCTGATCGGTGCGTTCACGTGGTCGGATCTTTGGTTTTCTCCCGACCAACGAGGACAGCGACTGATGCGTGACGGTGAGTTCGCTCAGGCCGCTGCTGCGTTCCAGGATCCAATGCGGCAAGGCATTGCATGGTTTCGCGCGGGCGAGTTTAAAAAAGCGGAGCAATCCTTTCGACGGCTTTCAACTCCCGACGCGATCTATAACCGTGGCAATTGCCAGGTGATGCAAGGCAAATATGAGGCCGCTGTTGAGACCTACGATCGTGCACTCAAGCGGCAGCCAGATTTTCCAGCTGCCACAACCAATCGCGAGATTGCAGTCATCCGCGCCAAGCGAGTTGCGCAGGAAGGCGGCGATCTCGGGGATCAGCAGGAAGGTGCTGACGACATCACGTTCGACAAAAAGGAGCCGGGCGGCCAAGAGACGGTCGTGCAAGCGCAGCAACCAATCTCGAGTGCCGCCATGCAAGCGATGTGGCTCCGCCGCGTGCAAACAAAGCCAGCCGAGTTTCTCAAAGCAAAGTTTGCTTACCAAGATGCATTTGCCGGCACGCAGGGAGATTCCAAATGA